One part of the Homo sapiens chromosome 19, GRCh38.p14 Primary Assembly genome encodes these proteins:
- the UPF1 gene encoding regulator of nonsense transcripts 1 isoform X2, with protein MSVEAYGPSSQTLTFLDTEEAELLGADTQGSEFEFTDFTLPSQTQTPPGGPGGPGGGGAGGPGGAGAGAAAGQLDAQVGPEGILQNGAVDDSVAKTSQLLAELNFEEDEEDTYYTKDLPIHACSYCGIHDPACVVYCNTSKKWFCNGRGNTSGSHIVNHLVRAKCKEVTLHKDGPLGETVLECYNCGCRNVFLLGFIPAKADSVVVLLCRQPCASQSSLKDINWDSSQWQPLIQDRCFLSWLVKIPSEQEQLRARQITAQQINKLEELWKENPSATLEDLEKPGVDEEPQHVLLRYEDAYQYQNIFGPLVKLEADYDKKLKESQTQDNITVRWDLGLNKKRIAYFTLPKTDSDMRLMQGDEICLRYKGDLAPLWKGIGHVIKVPDNANLTQHTDYGDEIAIELRSSVGAPVEVTHNFQVDFVWKSTSFDRMQSALKTFAVDETSVSGYIYHKLLGHEVEDVIIKCQLPKRFTAQGLPDLNHSQVYAVKTVLQRPLSLIQGPPGTGKTVTSATIVYHLARQGNGPVLVCAPSNIAVDQLTEKIHQTGLKVVRLCAKSREAIDSPVSFLALHNQIRNMDSMPELQKLQQLKDETGELSSADEKRYRALKRTAERELLMNADVICCTCVGAGDPRLAKMQFRSILIDESTQATEPECMVPVVLGAKQLILVGDHCQLGPVVMCKKAAKAGLSQSLFERLVVLGIRPIRLQVQYRMHPALSAFPSNIFYEGSLQNGVTAADRVKKGFDFQWPQPDKPMFFYVTQGQEEIASSGTSYLNRTEAANVEKITTKLLKAGAKPDQIGIITPYEGQRSYLVQYMQFSGSLHTKLYQEVEIASVDAFQGREKDFIILSCVRANEHQGIGFLNDPRRLNVALTRARYGVIIVGNPKALSKQPLWNHLLNYYKEQKVLVEGPLNNLRESLMQFSKPRKLVNTINPGARFMTTAMYDAREAIIPGSVYDRSSQGRPSSMYFQTHDQIGMISAGPSHVAAMNIPIPFNLVMPPMPPPGYFGQANGPAAGRGTPKGKTGRGGRQKNRFGLPGPSQTNLPNSQASQDVASQPFSQGALTQGYISMSQPSQMSQPGLSQPELSQDSYLGDEFKSQIDVALSQDSTYQGERAYQHGGVTGLSQY; from the exons GTTGGGCCCGAAGGCATCCTGCAGAACGGGGCTGTGGACGACAGTGTAGCCAAGACCAGCCAGTTGTTGGCTGAGTTGAACTTcgaggaagatgaagaagacaCCTATTACACGAAGGACCTCCCCATACACGCCTGCAG ttaCTGTGGAATACACGATCCTGCCTGCGTGGTTTACTGTAATACCAGCAAGAAGTGGTTCTGCAACGGACGTGGAAATACTTCTGGCAG CCACATTGTAAATCACCTTGTGAGGGCAAAATGCAAAGAGGTGACCCTGCACAAGGACGGGCCCCTGGGGGAGACAGTCCTGGAGTGCTACAACTGCGGCTGTCGCAACGTCTTCCTCCTCGGCTTCATCCCGGCCAAAGCTGACTCAGTGGTGGTGCTGCTGTGCAG GCAGCCCTGTGCCAGCCAGAGCAGCCTCAAGGACATCAACTGGGACAGCTCGCAGTGGCAGCCGCTGATCCAGGACCGCTGCTTCCTGTCCTGGCTGGTCAAGATCCCCTCCGAGCAGGAGCAGCTGCGGGCACGCCAGATCACGGCACAGCAGATCAACAAGCTGGAGGAGCTGTGGAAG GAAAACCCTTCTGCCACGCTGGAGGACCTGGAGAAGCCGGGGGTGGACGAGGAGCCGCAGCATGTCCTCCTGCGGTACGAGGACGCCTACCAGTACCAGAACATATTCGGGCCCCTGGTCAAGCTGGAGGCCGACTACGACAAGAAGCTGAAGGAGTCCCAG ACTCAAGATAACATCACTGTCAGGTGGGACCTGGGCCTTAACAAGAAGAGAATCGCCTACTTCACTTTGCCCAAGACTGACTCTG ACATGCGGCTCATGCAGGGGGATGAGATATGCCTGCGGTACAAAGGGGACCTTGCGCCCCTGTGGAAAGGGATCGGCCACGTCATCAAGGTCCCTGATA ATGCAAACTTAACTCAGCACACAGATTATGGCGATGAGATCGCCATTGAGCTGCGGAGCAGCGTGGGTGCACCTGTGGAGGTGACTCACAACTTCCAGGTGGATTTTGTGTGGAAGTCGACCTCCTTTGACAG GATGCAGAGCGCATTGAAAACGTTTGCCGTGGATGAGACCTCGGTGTCTGGCTACATCTACCACAAGCTGTTGGGCCACGAGGTGGAGGACGTAATCATCAAGTGCCAGCTGCCCAAGCGCTTCACGGCGCAGGGCCTCCCCGACCTCAACCACTCCCAG GTTTATGCCGTGAAGACTGTGCTGCAAAGACCACTGAGCCTGATCCAGGGCCCGCCAGGCACGGGGAAGACGGTGACGTCGGCCACCATCGTCTACCACCTGGCCCGGCAAGGCAACGG GCCGGTGCTGGTGTGTGCTCCGAGCAACATCGCCGTGGACCAGCTAACGGAGAAGATCCACCAGACGGGGCTAAAGGTCGTGCGCCTCTGCGCCAAGAGCCGTGAGGCCATCGACTCCCCGGTGTCTTTTCTGGCCCTGCACAACCAGATCAGGAACATGGACAG CATGCCTGAGCTGCAGAAGCTGCAGCAGCTGAAAGACGAGACTGGGGAGCTGTCGTCTGCCGACGAGAAGCGGTACCGGGCCTTGAAGCGCACCGCAGAGAGAGAGCTGCTGATG AACGCAGATGTCATCTGCTGCACATGTGTGGGCGCCGGTGACCCGAGGCTGGCCAAGATGCAGTTCCGCTCCATTTTAATCGACGAAAGCACCCAGGCCACCGAGCCGGAGTGCATGGTTCCCGTGGTCCTCGGGGCCAAGCAG CTGATCCTTGTAGGCGACCACTGCCAGCTGGGCCCAGTGGTGATGTGCAAGAAGGCGGCCAAGGCCGGGCTGTCACAGTCGCTCTTCGAGCGCCTGGTGGTGCTGGGCATCCGGCCCATCCGCCTGCAGGTCCAGTACCGGATGCACCCTGCACTCAGCGCCTTCCCATCCAACATCTTCTACGAGGGCTCCCTCCAGAATGGTGTCACTGCAG CGGATCGTGTGAAGAAGGGATTTGACTTCCAGTGGCCCCAACCCGATAAACCGATGTTCTTCTACGTGACCCAGGGCCAAGAGGAGATTGCCAGCTCGGGCACCTCCTACCTGAACAG GACCGAGGCTGCGAACGTGGAGAAGATCACCACGAAGTTGCTGAAGGCAGGCGCCAAGCCGGACCAGATTGGCATCATCACGCCCTACGAGGGCCAGCGCTCCTACCTGGTGCAGTACATGCAGTTCAGCGGCTCCCTGCACACCAAGCTCTACCAG gaggtggagatcgcCAGTGTGGACGCCTTTCAGGGACGCGAGAAGGACTTCATCATCCTGTCCTGTGTGCGGGCCAACGAGCACCAAGGCATTGGCTTTTTAAATGACCCCAGGCGTCTGAACGTGGCCCTGACCAGAGCAAG GTATGGCGTCATCATTGTGGGCAACCCGAAGGCACTATCAAAGCAGCCGCTCTGGAACCACCTGCTGAACTACTATAAGGAGCAGAAGGTGCTGGTGGAGGGGCCGCTCAACAACCTGCGTGAGAGCCTCATGCAGTTCAGCAAGCCACGGAAGCTGGTCAACACTATCAACCCG GGAGCCCGCTTCATGACCACAGCCATGTATGATGCCCGGGAGGCCATCATCCCAGGCTCCGTCTATGATCGGAGCAGCCAGG GCCGGCCTTCCAGCATGTACTTCCAGACCCATGACCAGATTGGCATGATCAGTGCCGGCCCTAGCCACGTGGCTGCCATGAACATTCCCATCCCCTTCAACCTGGTCATGCCACCCATGCCACCGCCTGGCTATTTTGGACAAGCCAACGGGCCTGCTGCAG GGCGAGGCACCCCGAAAGGCAAGACTGGTCGTGGGGGACGCCAGAAGAACCGCTTTGGGCTTCCTGGACCCAGCCAGACTAACCTCCCcaacagccaagccagccaggatGTGGCGTCACAGCCCTTCTCTCAGGGCGCCCTGACGCAGGGCTACATCTCCATGAGCCAGCCTTCCCAGATGAGCCAGCCCGGCCTCTCCCAGCCGGAGCTGTCCCAG GACAGTTACCTTGGTGACGAGTTTAAATCACAAATCGACGTGGCGCTCTCACAGGACTCCACGTACCAGGGAGAGCGGGCTTACCAGCATGGCGGGGTGACGGGGCTGTCCCAGTATTAA
- the UPF1 gene encoding regulator of nonsense transcripts 1 isoform 1 (isoform 1 is encoded by transcript variant 1), whose protein sequence is MSVEAYGPSSQTLTFLDTEEAELLGADTQGSEFEFTDFTLPSQTQTPPGGPGGPGGGGAGGPGGAGAGAAAGQLDAQVGPEGILQNGAVDDSVAKTSQLLAELNFEEDEEDTYYTKDLPIHACSYCGIHDPACVVYCNTSKKWFCNGRGNTSGSHIVNHLVRAKCKEVTLHKDGPLGETVLECYNCGCRNVFLLGFIPAKADSVVVLLCRQPCASQSSLKDINWDSSQWQPLIQDRCFLSWLVKIPSEQEQLRARQITAQQINKLEELWKENPSATLEDLEKPGVDEEPQHVLLRYEDAYQYQNIFGPLVKLEADYDKKLKESQTQDNITVRWDLGLNKKRIAYFTLPKTDSGNEDLVIIWLRDMRLMQGDEICLRYKGDLAPLWKGIGHVIKVPDNYGDEIAIELRSSVGAPVEVTHNFQVDFVWKSTSFDRMQSALKTFAVDETSVSGYIYHKLLGHEVEDVIIKCQLPKRFTAQGLPDLNHSQVYAVKTVLQRPLSLIQGPPGTGKTVTSATIVYHLARQGNGPVLVCAPSNIAVDQLTEKIHQTGLKVVRLCAKSREAIDSPVSFLALHNQIRNMDSMPELQKLQQLKDETGELSSADEKRYRALKRTAERELLMNADVICCTCVGAGDPRLAKMQFRSILIDESTQATEPECMVPVVLGAKQLILVGDHCQLGPVVMCKKAAKAGLSQSLFERLVVLGIRPIRLQVQYRMHPALSAFPSNIFYEGSLQNGVTAADRVKKGFDFQWPQPDKPMFFYVTQGQEEIASSGTSYLNRTEAANVEKITTKLLKAGAKPDQIGIITPYEGQRSYLVQYMQFSGSLHTKLYQEVEIASVDAFQGREKDFIILSCVRANEHQGIGFLNDPRRLNVALTRARYGVIIVGNPKALSKQPLWNHLLNYYKEQKVLVEGPLNNLRESLMQFSKPRKLVNTINPGARFMTTAMYDAREAIIPGSVYDRSSQGRPSSMYFQTHDQIGMISAGPSHVAAMNIPIPFNLVMPPMPPPGYFGQANGPAAGRGTPKGKTGRGGRQKNRFGLPGPSQTNLPNSQASQDVASQPFSQGALTQGYISMSQPSQMSQPGLSQPELSQDSYLGDEFKSQIDVALSQDSTYQGERAYQHGGVTGLSQY, encoded by the exons GTTGGGCCCGAAGGCATCCTGCAGAACGGGGCTGTGGACGACAGTGTAGCCAAGACCAGCCAGTTGTTGGCTGAGTTGAACTTcgaggaagatgaagaagacaCCTATTACACGAAGGACCTCCCCATACACGCCTGCAG ttaCTGTGGAATACACGATCCTGCCTGCGTGGTTTACTGTAATACCAGCAAGAAGTGGTTCTGCAACGGACGTGGAAATACTTCTGGCAG CCACATTGTAAATCACCTTGTGAGGGCAAAATGCAAAGAGGTGACCCTGCACAAGGACGGGCCCCTGGGGGAGACAGTCCTGGAGTGCTACAACTGCGGCTGTCGCAACGTCTTCCTCCTCGGCTTCATCCCGGCCAAAGCTGACTCAGTGGTGGTGCTGCTGTGCAG GCAGCCCTGTGCCAGCCAGAGCAGCCTCAAGGACATCAACTGGGACAGCTCGCAGTGGCAGCCGCTGATCCAGGACCGCTGCTTCCTGTCCTGGCTGGTCAAGATCCCCTCCGAGCAGGAGCAGCTGCGGGCACGCCAGATCACGGCACAGCAGATCAACAAGCTGGAGGAGCTGTGGAAG GAAAACCCTTCTGCCACGCTGGAGGACCTGGAGAAGCCGGGGGTGGACGAGGAGCCGCAGCATGTCCTCCTGCGGTACGAGGACGCCTACCAGTACCAGAACATATTCGGGCCCCTGGTCAAGCTGGAGGCCGACTACGACAAGAAGCTGAAGGAGTCCCAG ACTCAAGATAACATCACTGTCAGGTGGGACCTGGGCCTTAACAAGAAGAGAATCGCCTACTTCACTTTGCCCAAGACTGACTCTGGTAATGAGGATTTAGTCATAATTTGGTTAAGAG ACATGCGGCTCATGCAGGGGGATGAGATATGCCTGCGGTACAAAGGGGACCTTGCGCCCCTGTGGAAAGGGATCGGCCACGTCATCAAGGTCCCTGATA ATTATGGCGATGAGATCGCCATTGAGCTGCGGAGCAGCGTGGGTGCACCTGTGGAGGTGACTCACAACTTCCAGGTGGATTTTGTGTGGAAGTCGACCTCCTTTGACAG GATGCAGAGCGCATTGAAAACGTTTGCCGTGGATGAGACCTCGGTGTCTGGCTACATCTACCACAAGCTGTTGGGCCACGAGGTGGAGGACGTAATCATCAAGTGCCAGCTGCCCAAGCGCTTCACGGCGCAGGGCCTCCCCGACCTCAACCACTCCCAG GTTTATGCCGTGAAGACTGTGCTGCAAAGACCACTGAGCCTGATCCAGGGCCCGCCAGGCACGGGGAAGACGGTGACGTCGGCCACCATCGTCTACCACCTGGCCCGGCAAGGCAACGG GCCGGTGCTGGTGTGTGCTCCGAGCAACATCGCCGTGGACCAGCTAACGGAGAAGATCCACCAGACGGGGCTAAAGGTCGTGCGCCTCTGCGCCAAGAGCCGTGAGGCCATCGACTCCCCGGTGTCTTTTCTGGCCCTGCACAACCAGATCAGGAACATGGACAG CATGCCTGAGCTGCAGAAGCTGCAGCAGCTGAAAGACGAGACTGGGGAGCTGTCGTCTGCCGACGAGAAGCGGTACCGGGCCTTGAAGCGCACCGCAGAGAGAGAGCTGCTGATG AACGCAGATGTCATCTGCTGCACATGTGTGGGCGCCGGTGACCCGAGGCTGGCCAAGATGCAGTTCCGCTCCATTTTAATCGACGAAAGCACCCAGGCCACCGAGCCGGAGTGCATGGTTCCCGTGGTCCTCGGGGCCAAGCAG CTGATCCTTGTAGGCGACCACTGCCAGCTGGGCCCAGTGGTGATGTGCAAGAAGGCGGCCAAGGCCGGGCTGTCACAGTCGCTCTTCGAGCGCCTGGTGGTGCTGGGCATCCGGCCCATCCGCCTGCAGGTCCAGTACCGGATGCACCCTGCACTCAGCGCCTTCCCATCCAACATCTTCTACGAGGGCTCCCTCCAGAATGGTGTCACTGCAG CGGATCGTGTGAAGAAGGGATTTGACTTCCAGTGGCCCCAACCCGATAAACCGATGTTCTTCTACGTGACCCAGGGCCAAGAGGAGATTGCCAGCTCGGGCACCTCCTACCTGAACAG GACCGAGGCTGCGAACGTGGAGAAGATCACCACGAAGTTGCTGAAGGCAGGCGCCAAGCCGGACCAGATTGGCATCATCACGCCCTACGAGGGCCAGCGCTCCTACCTGGTGCAGTACATGCAGTTCAGCGGCTCCCTGCACACCAAGCTCTACCAG gaggtggagatcgcCAGTGTGGACGCCTTTCAGGGACGCGAGAAGGACTTCATCATCCTGTCCTGTGTGCGGGCCAACGAGCACCAAGGCATTGGCTTTTTAAATGACCCCAGGCGTCTGAACGTGGCCCTGACCAGAGCAAG GTATGGCGTCATCATTGTGGGCAACCCGAAGGCACTATCAAAGCAGCCGCTCTGGAACCACCTGCTGAACTACTATAAGGAGCAGAAGGTGCTGGTGGAGGGGCCGCTCAACAACCTGCGTGAGAGCCTCATGCAGTTCAGCAAGCCACGGAAGCTGGTCAACACTATCAACCCG GGAGCCCGCTTCATGACCACAGCCATGTATGATGCCCGGGAGGCCATCATCCCAGGCTCCGTCTATGATCGGAGCAGCCAGG GCCGGCCTTCCAGCATGTACTTCCAGACCCATGACCAGATTGGCATGATCAGTGCCGGCCCTAGCCACGTGGCTGCCATGAACATTCCCATCCCCTTCAACCTGGTCATGCCACCCATGCCACCGCCTGGCTATTTTGGACAAGCCAACGGGCCTGCTGCAG GGCGAGGCACCCCGAAAGGCAAGACTGGTCGTGGGGGACGCCAGAAGAACCGCTTTGGGCTTCCTGGACCCAGCCAGACTAACCTCCCcaacagccaagccagccaggatGTGGCGTCACAGCCCTTCTCTCAGGGCGCCCTGACGCAGGGCTACATCTCCATGAGCCAGCCTTCCCAGATGAGCCAGCCCGGCCTCTCCCAGCCGGAGCTGTCCCAG GACAGTTACCTTGGTGACGAGTTTAAATCACAAATCGACGTGGCGCTCTCACAGGACTCCACGTACCAGGGAGAGCGGGCTTACCAGCATGGCGGGGTGACGGGGCTGTCCCAGTATTAA
- the UPF1 gene encoding regulator of nonsense transcripts 1 isoform X1 — translation MSVEAYGPSSQTLTFLDTEEAELLGADTQGSEFEFTDFTLPSQTQTPPGGPGGPGGGGAGGPGGAGAGAAAGQLDAQVGPEGILQNGAVDDSVAKTSQLLAELNFEEDEEDTYYTKDLPIHACSYCGIHDPACVVYCNTSKKWFCNGRGNTSGSHIVNHLVRAKCKEVTLHKDGPLGETVLECYNCGCRNVFLLGFIPAKADSVVVLLCRQPCASQSSLKDINWDSSQWQPLIQDRCFLSWLVKIPSEQEQLRARQITAQQINKLEELWKENPSATLEDLEKPGVDEEPQHVLLRYEDAYQYQNIFGPLVKLEADYDKKLKESQTQDNITVRWDLGLNKKRIAYFTLPKTDSGNEDLVIIWLRDMRLMQGDEICLRYKGDLAPLWKGIGHVIKVPDNANLTQHTDYGDEIAIELRSSVGAPVEVTHNFQVDFVWKSTSFDRMQSALKTFAVDETSVSGYIYHKLLGHEVEDVIIKCQLPKRFTAQGLPDLNHSQVYAVKTVLQRPLSLIQGPPGTGKTVTSATIVYHLARQGNGPVLVCAPSNIAVDQLTEKIHQTGLKVVRLCAKSREAIDSPVSFLALHNQIRNMDSMPELQKLQQLKDETGELSSADEKRYRALKRTAERELLMNADVICCTCVGAGDPRLAKMQFRSILIDESTQATEPECMVPVVLGAKQLILVGDHCQLGPVVMCKKAAKAGLSQSLFERLVVLGIRPIRLQVQYRMHPALSAFPSNIFYEGSLQNGVTAADRVKKGFDFQWPQPDKPMFFYVTQGQEEIASSGTSYLNRTEAANVEKITTKLLKAGAKPDQIGIITPYEGQRSYLVQYMQFSGSLHTKLYQEVEIASVDAFQGREKDFIILSCVRANEHQGIGFLNDPRRLNVALTRARYGVIIVGNPKALSKQPLWNHLLNYYKEQKVLVEGPLNNLRESLMQFSKPRKLVNTINPGARFMTTAMYDAREAIIPGSVYDRSSQGRPSSMYFQTHDQIGMISAGPSHVAAMNIPIPFNLVMPPMPPPGYFGQANGPAAGRGTPKGKTGRGGRQKNRFGLPGPSQTNLPNSQASQDVASQPFSQGALTQGYISMSQPSQMSQPGLSQPELSQDSYLGDEFKSQIDVALSQDSTYQGERAYQHGGVTGLSQY, via the exons GTTGGGCCCGAAGGCATCCTGCAGAACGGGGCTGTGGACGACAGTGTAGCCAAGACCAGCCAGTTGTTGGCTGAGTTGAACTTcgaggaagatgaagaagacaCCTATTACACGAAGGACCTCCCCATACACGCCTGCAG ttaCTGTGGAATACACGATCCTGCCTGCGTGGTTTACTGTAATACCAGCAAGAAGTGGTTCTGCAACGGACGTGGAAATACTTCTGGCAG CCACATTGTAAATCACCTTGTGAGGGCAAAATGCAAAGAGGTGACCCTGCACAAGGACGGGCCCCTGGGGGAGACAGTCCTGGAGTGCTACAACTGCGGCTGTCGCAACGTCTTCCTCCTCGGCTTCATCCCGGCCAAAGCTGACTCAGTGGTGGTGCTGCTGTGCAG GCAGCCCTGTGCCAGCCAGAGCAGCCTCAAGGACATCAACTGGGACAGCTCGCAGTGGCAGCCGCTGATCCAGGACCGCTGCTTCCTGTCCTGGCTGGTCAAGATCCCCTCCGAGCAGGAGCAGCTGCGGGCACGCCAGATCACGGCACAGCAGATCAACAAGCTGGAGGAGCTGTGGAAG GAAAACCCTTCTGCCACGCTGGAGGACCTGGAGAAGCCGGGGGTGGACGAGGAGCCGCAGCATGTCCTCCTGCGGTACGAGGACGCCTACCAGTACCAGAACATATTCGGGCCCCTGGTCAAGCTGGAGGCCGACTACGACAAGAAGCTGAAGGAGTCCCAG ACTCAAGATAACATCACTGTCAGGTGGGACCTGGGCCTTAACAAGAAGAGAATCGCCTACTTCACTTTGCCCAAGACTGACTCTGGTAATGAGGATTTAGTCATAATTTGGTTAAGAG ACATGCGGCTCATGCAGGGGGATGAGATATGCCTGCGGTACAAAGGGGACCTTGCGCCCCTGTGGAAAGGGATCGGCCACGTCATCAAGGTCCCTGATA ATGCAAACTTAACTCAGCACACAGATTATGGCGATGAGATCGCCATTGAGCTGCGGAGCAGCGTGGGTGCACCTGTGGAGGTGACTCACAACTTCCAGGTGGATTTTGTGTGGAAGTCGACCTCCTTTGACAG GATGCAGAGCGCATTGAAAACGTTTGCCGTGGATGAGACCTCGGTGTCTGGCTACATCTACCACAAGCTGTTGGGCCACGAGGTGGAGGACGTAATCATCAAGTGCCAGCTGCCCAAGCGCTTCACGGCGCAGGGCCTCCCCGACCTCAACCACTCCCAG GTTTATGCCGTGAAGACTGTGCTGCAAAGACCACTGAGCCTGATCCAGGGCCCGCCAGGCACGGGGAAGACGGTGACGTCGGCCACCATCGTCTACCACCTGGCCCGGCAAGGCAACGG GCCGGTGCTGGTGTGTGCTCCGAGCAACATCGCCGTGGACCAGCTAACGGAGAAGATCCACCAGACGGGGCTAAAGGTCGTGCGCCTCTGCGCCAAGAGCCGTGAGGCCATCGACTCCCCGGTGTCTTTTCTGGCCCTGCACAACCAGATCAGGAACATGGACAG CATGCCTGAGCTGCAGAAGCTGCAGCAGCTGAAAGACGAGACTGGGGAGCTGTCGTCTGCCGACGAGAAGCGGTACCGGGCCTTGAAGCGCACCGCAGAGAGAGAGCTGCTGATG AACGCAGATGTCATCTGCTGCACATGTGTGGGCGCCGGTGACCCGAGGCTGGCCAAGATGCAGTTCCGCTCCATTTTAATCGACGAAAGCACCCAGGCCACCGAGCCGGAGTGCATGGTTCCCGTGGTCCTCGGGGCCAAGCAG CTGATCCTTGTAGGCGACCACTGCCAGCTGGGCCCAGTGGTGATGTGCAAGAAGGCGGCCAAGGCCGGGCTGTCACAGTCGCTCTTCGAGCGCCTGGTGGTGCTGGGCATCCGGCCCATCCGCCTGCAGGTCCAGTACCGGATGCACCCTGCACTCAGCGCCTTCCCATCCAACATCTTCTACGAGGGCTCCCTCCAGAATGGTGTCACTGCAG CGGATCGTGTGAAGAAGGGATTTGACTTCCAGTGGCCCCAACCCGATAAACCGATGTTCTTCTACGTGACCCAGGGCCAAGAGGAGATTGCCAGCTCGGGCACCTCCTACCTGAACAG GACCGAGGCTGCGAACGTGGAGAAGATCACCACGAAGTTGCTGAAGGCAGGCGCCAAGCCGGACCAGATTGGCATCATCACGCCCTACGAGGGCCAGCGCTCCTACCTGGTGCAGTACATGCAGTTCAGCGGCTCCCTGCACACCAAGCTCTACCAG gaggtggagatcgcCAGTGTGGACGCCTTTCAGGGACGCGAGAAGGACTTCATCATCCTGTCCTGTGTGCGGGCCAACGAGCACCAAGGCATTGGCTTTTTAAATGACCCCAGGCGTCTGAACGTGGCCCTGACCAGAGCAAG GTATGGCGTCATCATTGTGGGCAACCCGAAGGCACTATCAAAGCAGCCGCTCTGGAACCACCTGCTGAACTACTATAAGGAGCAGAAGGTGCTGGTGGAGGGGCCGCTCAACAACCTGCGTGAGAGCCTCATGCAGTTCAGCAAGCCACGGAAGCTGGTCAACACTATCAACCCG GGAGCCCGCTTCATGACCACAGCCATGTATGATGCCCGGGAGGCCATCATCCCAGGCTCCGTCTATGATCGGAGCAGCCAGG GCCGGCCTTCCAGCATGTACTTCCAGACCCATGACCAGATTGGCATGATCAGTGCCGGCCCTAGCCACGTGGCTGCCATGAACATTCCCATCCCCTTCAACCTGGTCATGCCACCCATGCCACCGCCTGGCTATTTTGGACAAGCCAACGGGCCTGCTGCAG GGCGAGGCACCCCGAAAGGCAAGACTGGTCGTGGGGGACGCCAGAAGAACCGCTTTGGGCTTCCTGGACCCAGCCAGACTAACCTCCCcaacagccaagccagccaggatGTGGCGTCACAGCCCTTCTCTCAGGGCGCCCTGACGCAGGGCTACATCTCCATGAGCCAGCCTTCCCAGATGAGCCAGCCCGGCCTCTCCCAGCCGGAGCTGTCCCAG GACAGTTACCTTGGTGACGAGTTTAAATCACAAATCGACGTGGCGCTCTCACAGGACTCCACGTACCAGGGAGAGCGGGCTTACCAGCATGGCGGGGTGACGGGGCTGTCCCAGTATTAA